A stretch of DNA from Microbacterium saperdae:
AGGACGGCGAAGATCAGTGCGAGCACCGGGTCGGTGAAGAGCGCGATGACCGAGGCGAAGATCCAGTACAGCACGGGTCCTACGAGCGGGATGAGCGTGATGAGGAAGGAAGCGAGGCCCATGAATGCCGGAAAAGGAAGCCCGAGCACGAGGTGCAGAATCGTCGCGAACGCCGCATTGCACCCTGCGAGCGCGACCATCCCGATCAGGTACGCACCGACGGAATCGGTGATGGTCTCGGTGAGTTCGGCGACCGTCTTGCGCTCGCGCGCCGGGGCCAGACGGTAGAAGGCGGCCTGGAATGCGGTGAGCGAGGCGAGGAAGTACAGCGTCAGAACGATCACGATCAGGGTGCCGGAGATCGCGTTGCCGATACCGAATCCGACAGCCAGCACGCCGCCCCCGATCGCCAGCAGATTTCCCGGATCCGAGAGGAAGGCCGCGAGCTGGTCGAGGCCGTTGCCGACCACGTCGCCGATCTGCGCTTCGAATCCTCGGTACCAGTCGGAGGCCTGGAACTGCATGATCGCCGCGGGAATCGATTGCACGAACTCGGCGATCTGCCGGAACGCCGGGGGCAGGACGAAGACGACCGCCACGAGCACGATCACGGTGAAGGCCGCGAAGACGACGATGATCGCCCGCGGGCGTGACATCCCGTGCCGTTCCAGTCGCTTGACGACCGGATCGAGTCCGAGGGCGATGAAGATCGCGAGCGCGATGTAGATGAGGATCGTCGACAGCGAGGTGAGGGCGACGCCGAGCGTGAACGCCGCGAGTGCACCGAGCGTGACCGCGAAGCCCAACGCGAGGGGGCGGTCGAGCGAGGCGAGGATCGGGCGGCGCTGTCGGATGCGGAGCGCAGGAGCAGGCTCCGGGCTTTCCGATGCGGGCGTCGTCACGTCGCTCATCGTGGCACCGTCGGGTCGGGCGTCGTCGGGCGCGTCACCCTTTCCGGGCGATACGTGTCGACGAAGAAGGGGAGATCCGGCCGTGGTTCGTACCTCCCGGTCGAACCCGTTATGATGGCTAGGTGCATCCGTGCTTTCGGGCCGGATGCCTGGAGACGTCGCATAGTCCGGCCGAGTGCACCACCCTGCTAAGGTGGAGTCCCCTCACGGGGACCAGGGGTTCAAATCCCCTCGTCTCCGCAGTGTGATGTCTCAGGACATCGTGAACGGCTGAACCCCCGGTTTCCGGGGGTTCAGCCGTTTTTGCGTTGGTAGTTCTTGGTGGGGTCGAGGGTGAATTCGATGAGGAGTTCGCCGGTGGATGCCCTCTCGGGCGAGGTGTTCTGCGATCGTGTCTGCCCCGGCATCCATTCCGTTGCCGATGAGCTCATCACGCAGAGCGATCACGCGTTCACGGGTCGGGACCGCCGTCCGATTCGGCGTTGTCTGCGGCCGGCGTGAGAGGGGCTCGAACGCCGCATCTCCCTCGGTGAGCCACCGGTGATGGAGCTTGTGGACCAGCATCTTCGAGACCCCGTACCGGGCGGCGACCTCACCGTAGGAGAGGTGTTGAACGGTCACGGCTTTGATGAGGATCTCGTACTTGGCCACCGTTCACGATGTCCCGAGACATGCCCGCGCCACCAGCCGCACCGTTCACGATGTCCCGAGACACCCGTTCACGATGTCCTGAAACCAGACACCCTCGTCTCCGCACCCTCGTCTCCGCACTTCTTCTTGGAATCGACCCCGTTCAGGTGTTTCCGGCTCGGTCCCGAGGCCGCCGGAACGGCATCCGGTAAGGTCTCCGCATGGCCACCGCAACGACGCAGACACCACGACGCGAGGCCTTCGGCTCGCGGAACGTCTTCATCCTCTCGGCGATCGGTTCGGCCGTCGGGCTCGGGAACATCTGGCGATTCCCGTATGTCGCGTACGAGGGCGGAGGCGGAGCTTTCCTCATCCCGTACCTCTGTGCACTGCTGACAGCCGGCATCCCGCTGCTCTTCTTCGACTACGCGATCGGTCACCGCTTCCGTGGTTCTGCGCCGCTGGCGTTCCGCCGAATGCACCGCGCGGCCGAGCCTCTCGGGTGGTGGCAGGTACTCATCTGCGTGGTCATCGCTGTCTACTACGCGGTGATCATCGCCTGGGCGGCCATGTACACCTGGTTCTCCGCGCAGCTCACCTGGGGCCCGGGGAACGAGAACGACTTCTTCTTCACCGACTTCCTGCAGTCGGCCGACGTCGCGGTGGTCGGGGTGTCGACTGATTTCGTGCCGCAGGTCGGCATCCCGCTCGTGGTCGTCTGGCTTCTCGTCATCGGCATCATGGCGCTGGGAGTCAAGCGCGGCATCGGGCGCGCGAACATGATCCTGATGCCCCTGCTGACGGTCATGTTCGCGATCCTCGTGGTGCAGTCGCTGTTCCTTCCGGGAGCGGCGGAAGGGCTCAACGCGTTCTTCGCTCCGAACTGGGAGGCGCTCGCAAACCCGGCCGTCTGGGCGTCTGCGTACGGACACATCTTCTTCTCGCTCTCGGTCGCCTTCGGGATCATGGTCACGTACTCCTCGTACCTGAAGCGCAAGACCGACCTCACCGGGTCGGGTCTCGTCGTCGCCTTCGCGAACTCGGGCTTCGAGATCCTTGCGGGTATCGGTGTGTTCGCGGCGCTCGGATTCATGGCGCAGGCGCAGGGGACGGATGTCGCCGGCGTGGCGACTTCCGGCATCGGGCTCGCATTCATCGCCTTCCCGACGATCGTGTCGCAGGCTGCAGGTGGTTCGATCATCGGCGTCCTGTTCTTCGGTGCGCTGGTGTTCGCGGGGATCACCTCGCTCATATCGATCCTCGAAGTCATCGTCGCCGCTCTGCAGGACAAGCTGGGCTGGGGGCGCATCCGCACGACGCTCATCGTGTCGATACCGCTGGCGGTGATCTCGATGGCATTGTTCTCGACCACGACGGCGATCTCCGTGCTCGACACGGCGGACGCGTTCGTCAACGCCTTCGGGATCATGGCGGTCGCGTTGGTCGCCGTGATCGTCGTCGCCTGGTTCCTGCACAAGCTGCCGGCGCTGACCGAACACCTCAACAGGCGATCGAGCTTCCCTGTCGGCACGCTTTGGAAGATCCTGATCGGCGTGCTCGCTCCGCTCGTTCTGGGCTATCTCCTCGTCACGGGTCTCATCGAGAAGATCGCGGAGCCGTACGGCGGCTACCCGTCGTGGTTCATCGGGGTGTTCGGCTGGGGCATGGTCGTCGCGTTGGTGCTCATCGCACTGCTGCTCTCCGCTCTGCCCTGGGGTACCCGATCGCACGCGAAGGACGATCCGGAGTACGACGAGTTCTTGCAGGAGGAGAGCTACCAGGCCGACCCCGAGACGGCCTCCATTCCTCTGCAGACCGACCGGAAGGGGACGCGCGCATGACCACGACAGCGATCGTCATGATGATCATCGCCATGGTCACCGTCTGGGGCGGTCTGATCGCCGCGATCATCAACCTCGCCCGGCATCCCGAGGAGTCTGCATCGGAGCCGTCGCCGC
This window harbors:
- a CDS encoding methionine/alanine import family NSS transporter small subunit, with amino-acid sequence MTTTAIVMMIIAMVTVWGGLIAAIINLARHPEESASEPSPPVEL
- a CDS encoding sodium-dependent transporter, with product MATATTQTPRREAFGSRNVFILSAIGSAVGLGNIWRFPYVAYEGGGGAFLIPYLCALLTAGIPLLFFDYAIGHRFRGSAPLAFRRMHRAAEPLGWWQVLICVVIAVYYAVIIAWAAMYTWFSAQLTWGPGNENDFFFTDFLQSADVAVVGVSTDFVPQVGIPLVVVWLLVIGIMALGVKRGIGRANMILMPLLTVMFAILVVQSLFLPGAAEGLNAFFAPNWEALANPAVWASAYGHIFFSLSVAFGIMVTYSSYLKRKTDLTGSGLVVAFANSGFEILAGIGVFAALGFMAQAQGTDVAGVATSGIGLAFIAFPTIVSQAAGGSIIGVLFFGALVFAGITSLISILEVIVAALQDKLGWGRIRTTLIVSIPLAVISMALFSTTTAISVLDTADAFVNAFGIMAVALVAVIVVAWFLHKLPALTEHLNRRSSFPVGTLWKILIGVLAPLVLGYLLVTGLIEKIAEPYGGYPSWFIGVFGWGMVVALVLIALLLSALPWGTRSHAKDDPEYDEFLQEESYQADPETASIPLQTDRKGTRA
- a CDS encoding helix-turn-helix domain-containing protein, whose product is MAKYEILIKAVTVQHLSYGEVAARYGVSKMLVHKLHHRWLTEGDAAFEPLSRRPQTTPNRTAVPTRERVIALRDELIGNGMDAGADTIAEHLAREGIHRRTPHRIHPRPHQELPTQKRLNPRKPGVQPFTMS
- a CDS encoding AI-2E family transporter; the encoded protein is MSDVTTPASESPEPAPALRIRQRRPILASLDRPLALGFAVTLGALAAFTLGVALTSLSTILIYIALAIFIALGLDPVVKRLERHGMSRPRAIIVVFAAFTVIVLVAVVFVLPPAFRQIAEFVQSIPAAIMQFQASDWYRGFEAQIGDVVGNGLDQLAAFLSDPGNLLAIGGGVLAVGFGIGNAISGTLIVIVLTLYFLASLTAFQAAFYRLAPARERKTVAELTETITDSVGAYLIGMVALAGCNAAFATILHLVLGLPFPAFMGLASFLITLIPLVGPVLYWIFASVIALFTDPVLALIFAVLYLIYMQFEAYLLTPRVMNKAIAVPGALVIIGALVGGTLLGLLGALVAIPVTAAILLIIKQLVIPRQDAKT